Proteins found in one Actinomycetota bacterium genomic segment:
- a CDS encoding uroporphyrinogen-III synthase: MTGDGPLAGVSVLVTRAPAQAGELSARIRGLGGEPVEAPTIVIRPGDRTALLDALRQVGAQRFVAVCFTSPNGVAAVAAVIEEARLGRGVLTGVRVAAVGPGTAAALREQLGIEPDLVPDTSTTEALGEAFAAGTGRVLLPRADIASDTLPRVLSARGYEPVTVDAYTTAPPERLTPGVADRLAAADIDLLAFTSSSTVRNFVRLAGDVPWRARVVTIGPVTSTTCHELGIEVAEEADRHDIDGLVEALIRAATTVRSSRSR, encoded by the coding sequence ATGACCGGCGATGGACCGCTGGCTGGCGTGTCGGTCCTGGTGACGCGCGCACCCGCGCAGGCCGGTGAGCTGTCGGCCCGGATCCGGGGGTTGGGTGGTGAGCCGGTGGAGGCCCCGACGATCGTGATCCGGCCAGGCGACCGCACCGCGCTGCTGGATGCGCTGCGTCAGGTGGGTGCCCAACGCTTCGTCGCCGTGTGCTTCACCTCACCCAACGGCGTTGCCGCGGTCGCCGCCGTCATCGAGGAGGCACGGCTGGGCCGCGGGGTCCTGACCGGTGTGCGTGTGGCCGCGGTCGGACCCGGCACCGCCGCCGCGCTCCGCGAGCAGCTGGGCATCGAACCCGATCTCGTGCCCGACACGTCGACCACCGAAGCGCTCGGTGAGGCCTTCGCCGCCGGAACCGGACGGGTGCTGCTGCCCCGCGCCGACATCGCGTCGGACACCCTCCCGCGGGTGCTGAGCGCCCGGGGTTACGAGCCCGTCACGGTCGACGCGTACACCACCGCCCCGCCGGAACGTCTGACGCCTGGGGTGGCCGACCGGCTCGCCGCGGCGGACATCGACCTGCTGGCGTTCACGTCGTCATCCACCGTGCGGAACTTCGTCCGGCTCGCAGGCGACGTGCCATGGCGCGCCCGCGTCGTCACGATCGGGCCGGTGACGTCGACCACCTGCCACGAGCTCGGCATCGAGGTCGCCGAGGAGGCCGATCGCCACGACATCGACGGGCTGGTCGAGGCGCTGATCCGTGCGGCCACGACCGTCCGTTCGTCACGATCGCGGTGA
- the hemC gene encoding hydroxymethylbilane synthase, producing the protein MWRIATRRSALARAQAQQVADALAAATGRPAELVALSTTGDEHPDRAVEAFDAKGLFVDGVRRAVLDAHADCAVHSYKDLPTATAHGLVVAAVPRREDPRDLLVTRGGVRLSTLRRGATVGTSSARRQAQVQRARRDVIVQPLRGNLDTRLRRVADGDLDAVVVAVAGVRRLGPVQLDVQAVALEHGECLHAPAQGALAIECRDDDPDTRAALALVDDHDARLAVRAERALLAALDGGCTAPIGAHAELTADGLELLGMLADPTGTTLLRASHRAARDAADELAAAVADMLRDRGGDAVLTRLAAARRRVPMGGP; encoded by the coding sequence ATGTGGCGCATCGCGACGCGTCGCAGCGCCCTCGCCCGCGCCCAGGCGCAGCAGGTCGCCGATGCGCTGGCCGCCGCCACCGGCCGACCCGCCGAGCTGGTGGCCCTGTCCACCACCGGCGACGAGCACCCCGACCGGGCGGTGGAGGCGTTCGACGCCAAGGGGCTGTTCGTCGACGGGGTCCGCCGGGCCGTCCTCGACGCACACGCCGATTGCGCGGTGCACTCCTACAAGGACCTGCCGACCGCCACCGCACACGGCCTGGTGGTCGCGGCGGTGCCCCGACGTGAGGACCCCCGTGACCTGCTGGTCACACGGGGCGGGGTGCGGCTGTCAACGCTCCGCCGCGGCGCCACGGTCGGGACGTCCAGCGCTCGTCGGCAGGCACAGGTGCAGCGCGCCCGCCGAGACGTCATCGTCCAGCCACTCCGCGGCAACCTCGACACGCGCCTGCGGCGCGTCGCGGACGGCGACCTCGACGCCGTCGTGGTCGCCGTCGCGGGCGTGCGTCGCCTCGGGCCGGTCCAACTCGACGTCCAGGCGGTGGCGCTCGAGCACGGCGAGTGTCTGCACGCTCCGGCGCAGGGAGCGCTGGCGATCGAGTGTCGCGACGACGACCCCGACACGCGTGCCGCGCTGGCGCTCGTCGACGACCACGACGCCCGGCTCGCCGTCCGAGCGGAGCGTGCTCTGCTGGCCGCACTCGACGGGGGCTGCACCGCCCCGATCGGGGCGCATGCCGAGCTCACCGCCGACGGACTGGAGCTGCTGGGCATGCTCGCCGATCCGACGGGAACGACGCTGCTGCGCGCCAGCCACCGCGCCGCGCGCGACGCCGCCGACGAGCTCGCCGCCGCCGTGGCCGACATGTTGCGCGACCGGGGCGGTGATGCGGTCCTGACGCGGCTGGCAGCCGCCCGGCGCCGTGTGCCGATGGGCGGACCATGA
- a CDS encoding glutamyl-tRNA reductase has product MSLLVLGMNHRSTDFGLLERVAVPADELPKALRSLTALEHVVEATVLSTCNRVEVYAHVSRFHDGLAELLSWLAARGDLAMTDLDGVHYGHYDERAAEHLFAVASGLDSLVVGEQQIAVQVREAAKAAKDEGAARRVLQRLFDQALYVSRRVRGETDITQGVSSLVDVGLDAAADCAGSLADRTVLLVGAGTIGSLTAERLVRDRAGCILVRNRTAERADRLARRVGGEVVGDGGLRQAVAAADVVVCCTGASAHLLDADLVGAAVEGRDRPLVVVDLAMPRNVDPLCGDLAGVTLIDLETIREVADRSVTGDVVLEASAIVSDEAARFRAWLQAVRIEPTIRALRQRAEQVRNGELGRLSSRLAGLDERQREAVEALTHGIVNTLLHDPTVRLKALADRGGAEHYAIALRELFDLDE; this is encoded by the coding sequence GTGTCGCTCCTCGTCCTCGGGATGAACCACCGCAGCACCGACTTCGGGCTGCTCGAGCGTGTCGCCGTGCCAGCCGACGAGCTCCCCAAGGCGCTGCGGTCGCTGACCGCCCTCGAGCACGTCGTCGAAGCGACCGTGCTGTCGACCTGCAACCGGGTCGAGGTGTACGCGCACGTCAGCCGCTTCCACGACGGCCTGGCGGAGCTGCTCAGCTGGCTCGCGGCCCGCGGCGACCTGGCGATGACCGACCTCGACGGCGTCCACTACGGCCACTACGACGAGCGGGCCGCCGAGCACCTGTTCGCGGTCGCGTCCGGTCTGGACTCACTGGTGGTGGGCGAGCAGCAGATCGCCGTCCAGGTGCGTGAGGCCGCCAAGGCCGCCAAGGACGAGGGCGCGGCCCGACGCGTGCTGCAGCGTTTGTTCGACCAGGCGCTGTACGTGTCGCGGCGGGTCCGCGGCGAGACCGACATCACCCAGGGCGTGTCGTCGCTGGTCGACGTCGGCCTCGACGCGGCCGCCGACTGTGCAGGATCGCTCGCTGACCGCACGGTCCTGCTGGTCGGTGCCGGGACGATCGGGTCGCTGACCGCCGAACGGCTCGTCCGCGACCGGGCGGGCTGCATCCTCGTGCGCAACCGCACCGCCGAGCGCGCCGACCGACTCGCCCGTCGCGTCGGCGGCGAGGTCGTCGGCGATGGCGGCCTGCGCCAGGCGGTCGCCGCGGCCGACGTCGTCGTGTGCTGCACCGGTGCGTCCGCGCACCTGCTCGACGCGGACCTCGTCGGCGCGGCGGTCGAGGGCCGTGACCGCCCGCTGGTCGTCGTCGACCTGGCCATGCCACGCAACGTCGACCCGCTCTGCGGTGACCTGGCCGGGGTGACGCTGATCGACCTGGAGACGATCCGCGAGGTGGCCGACCGGTCGGTCACCGGCGACGTCGTCCTGGAAGCGAGCGCGATCGTCTCCGACGAGGCCGCCCGCTTCCGCGCCTGGCTCCAGGCTGTGCGGATCGAACCGACCATCCGGGCGCTACGCCAGCGGGCGGAGCAGGTGCGCAACGGCGAGCTCGGACGGCTGTCCAGCCGGCTCGCGGGTCTCGACGAGCGCCAGCGTGAGGCCGTGGAGGCGCTCACCCACGGCATCGTCAACACGTTGCTGCACGATCCCACCGTCCGCTTGAAGGCGCTCGCTGATCGCGGCGGTGCCGAGCACTACGCGATCGCGTTGCGCGAGCTGTTCGACCTCGACGAGTAG